Sequence from the Muntiacus reevesi chromosome 9, mMunRee1.1, whole genome shotgun sequence genome:
ACATGAATTCAGTTCTTGGGTTGAAAATGCACAGATGAGGCTTGGGCCAAGAATCTGTCATAAATAGTTGGTGCACCTAGCAGGTGTTCTGAGATGAATTTCCCATCTTTGTGCCTGTAAAAACTGATTTCGTAAGAAGTTTTAGAAGATGCCATAGTCTGAAATTGacacttaaaaatgaaatctcaAATTCTTACAGGTCCTTTTGCCATTTGACATTGGTGCAATGAATTGCTTATCCATTTCCATCACTTTCCTTAGCACAGTACCTGGAACAGGTAGGTGATTAATTGtagaataagtgaataaatgaaattatagtatatactagtttttattttatctcataaaatgagttgagaATAAAGTATTGACATACTCAAGAGACTCTTTGAAGACAATGAATACtgacaaaatatttcattaaccTATGAAGCAATATCTAAAAGTGTAAAATCAATAGTATAATATTTCTGATAAGGGAATATACCCACAAATATATTGAAAATTCTCTTTTTATACTTTAGATTAACTATGTGGTAGTATATTAAGAAATCCAGTAGATCACAAgtcagtcatttaaaatatttattttgaactcACTTAATAGATAAATTTTGAACCAAAATTAAGTATCAAATTATACTAAATTAATCATCTGCAGGgcttaaaaattttaacagaaaaagaacaaagtatatgatagtgttaaatatattttatagttcaCATATTTATTATGTTATTGCATAACATGCAGCTTATAGCTGCATTCTAACAACTGCCAATTtattataatgattttttaattggaggatgattaccTTACAGTGCTATGGTGGTCTCTGCTgcatgtcaacatgaatcagccataattatatacACGTCcgctccctcttgagtctccctccccagGCCCATTCTactcctccaggtcatcacagagcaccagcctgAGCTCCCTGGATATTATAATGATTTTAATGTCTGGACTAACCGTTATGATCCCACGAATCTTAAAGTTCTTAATAGAAAATCAATCCATTAGCAAATTTATGCATCTCATCTCAGTTTAATTCAATTAAATAAGAGTTACTGAATTTTGTGCCCAGCACAGTTCTGTTTGTGTGGCAAACCCTAGTTTTCTGTAGAGGGTGTCCTTTTGAGGAGCTcagggaaaacagaaataaagaacaacaGATCTAACTAGCCCATTTGCTCAGACTCTAGAAGCcaaggaggaggcaggagaggaggtgGTACCCCTCCTTTTTGCTGCTTCCTGGGAAGATACCAGTCATCTTTACTGGGGTTTCAATTCTGTCTTTCTATACTGATTCATTTCTTTAAGTGCAGCTGTACTGTTTCAGCTTCCCAGAGCTGCTGTAACTAAGTATCACAAACTTGGTagcttaaaacaagagaaaatattttttttatcacagtCTGGAagctgcaaatcaaaaccaaggaGTCAGGAGGGTCATGTCCTCCTCTCTGAAGGCTCTAGGAcggatccttccttgcctcttcccagcttctggtggttgccGTCAAGCCTTGGCACGTAGATGCATCATTCCCACTCTGCTCCATCTTCACAAGGCCTTCTCAACTGGGTGTCTAGGGTCTGCTCTTCTTATAAATACATCAGTTTTTAGGCCTGCCCTAATCTAGAATAACCTCATATTAACTAATTACATCAACAGAGATGCTAGTTCCATAGGTACTTGGGGTGAGGGCTTCAATATACCATTTTTGGGGGGATACAATTCAATCCACAACAGGTATCAACAATATTTCCTTCCAAGAGTAGAAAATAGCATCACACTTTTGACCAAGGCAATGTGTACTGCTTATGTTGTTCATAACACTTGTTTATTCACTCAAagagttgtgtcctactctttgcgaccccatggactatagctggccaggctcctctgtccatgggattttccaggcaaggatattggagtgggttactatttccttctctgtggtCATAATCCTTACTTCTAACCAAAACACAGTGCTAAGTTACATGTATCAGGTATACTTAAGACATATTTAAAAGACTTAAGAATAAATGggcattttaaaagtcaaataaacaagcTAAGGAAATAATGAATATTGATTGAGGTGGCAAAGAGGACTTAATCTCCTTCTTGTGATGGATTCACTAATATGAGATGGAATGTATGAGAACCAAATCAACCTCTGCAAACAGTGGATACTCCAAATGTAATTTCACTGAGGACAGGTCCAATGAATACAGTGATAGCAAACAACATTATTTcttattcagaaaatataaataggaGACAGTGTAATAGATGTGCAAATTAAACTTCCCTTCCATATTCAGAAAATGGATACAATCACATTTAATTTTGCTTCAACCGTATCTACAGTTAAGCCATATATTGCTTCTGTCGACTCTAGTAACTCTACGAGCATGAAAATCAAATGCATGATATTCTGGTCcactgaagaaaaggaagaaggctatacaaaaaaaaagatacaatataTTGAATTAGCTAGTAGAAGATCTTggatattttcaattaaaaaacccCACTCTAGTCCTATTATAACTATCAAATGCaaatgagatatttttaaaaaattaaacaaatttattAAGTTCACTTTCTACTTACAATTCTCCTGGAAAACTGCATCAACTCTACTTTTTATTCCTCGAAAAAAACTTTCTATGCTTTGGGGATAGCCTGGTTCCATAGATTGACTTTGGTCATCATATCTGATGAGAAAAAAATCGTTCCATAGTTTAAGACCAACACAATATACAATGataatgattttctttaaattgtatatactttaaaaagtgcCTTCACACATATTTTCTCATTAGTCCTTCACAATATCCTATTTACTGGAACTAATGATGGTTAATTTCTTTACCTAAGGGTACATacctatttataaaatataccaGTATCACTAATACTAAGGCAGATTTCTGATTGCTGGTGCAGTGTTACTTTCAAAAAAGAGAGCTTATGTTTCTCAGGTTTTTACTTAATTGATTCATCATCTCTATCTGAATAAATATAAGTTCAGTATAGCATTTGCTTGAGTGCAGTAGAATTTCGTGAATAAATGAGACTTAGCCTAACTTTTCCTTTGTATCCCACTTTAGTGCTCTATTAAAGTTAGCTCTTTTTCAGGATATAGCATGCTCAATACCATTGTGCAGGCGTCTTAACTTGATGAAAATTTCAAAAGCCATAGCAACATCAATCATCTTGTGAAGAAGAATGCTCATCAGAAACAATCTAGATATGTTAAACCTTCAGATACCTGATCATTGATGGTTTCTAGACAGGGTGAAAAACACAGATTTCAATCTCTAATGGAAACAAATCTTACCTCCAGAATTGGTCATTTACAAAGAAGTATGTTTTTCTCCTGTAGGAAACAGCTGCATCAATTGCTTGGACACTGCTCGGGAAGCCATAGTTTGATATATGCTTGGGATAACCTTGCTGAGTGTCATAGCCACTCAGAGCCCAGTACTGCGTGCCTGTCAATGATTCAGATTGTATGTCAGATAAAGTTTTTCCATTCCTACAAAATGTGTATCACTTCTTAACCTTTGCGTAAATTCATCAtaggaataaaaatggaaaaaatagtcTTGGGAAGAAAAAGGTGGTCAAGTTAAGATCACTGGGCTATGATAGCCCTCATGGTTCCCCAGCACCTGTAATAAAATATTCCCAACTTCTTAACTTGGCATTCAGGGCCCCACACTTGGATGTCTTATCTCATGTGACAGCTATCCAGAGATTTAACTAGAACCTTGGGGTAATGTTAGAGAATTATACCCGGGATGAGGGTGGAAGAATGCTAAAGCTGGTCTAAtgaagtgtttttattttgtaaatgaggaAATTAATGCCTGAAGAGGGTACAACCTGCTGAAGTTCACACAGCAGTTAGTGGTGGACAGGggacccaacccaggtctctcgacAAAAACGCAGTCAGCGTCAACACTCTCTCCTTGACTCACCTCTTTGAACCTGGAAAAGAGCACAAAGGCCTCCTGCCCTTCCCTCCACCAGGAACTAAATGAAGAGGACAACCTCGGGCAGTTACCTTTGAATACGAAAATCAGGTCCCTGTCAAAATCCTCATAAGCGGCCTGTATGCTGTTTGGCAGGGAAGGCCAGTAGAGAGAAATGAAATTGAATTCGATCATTCGCATCCGAGGGTGCTTCCTCCAGACGTACCTAGTGGAACATAAGCAGAGAAGCACGCGTGACCACCCACGTAGGCGGCTTCTCCGGGTCGGGGCCGGGAGTGGCCCTGTACGCCTGCTGACAGGATATGACGCACGGGAGTGGCCCTGTACCCCTGCTGACAGGATATGACGCACGCGAAGGCGATGCtggcagctcggcggccagcatGTGACCAGTCTTTGTGGTGACCCTGTCCACCTGGTGAGCGCTCTGCAGGTGTCAGAGGAGCGACAGGAGCGGCCTTACTCGGTCACATTTTACGCTACCGCCATTCTCACAAACTGAGAAGTCTTTTGTTGTTAGGCCCTTTCATCCCTGGGGCTATGATATGATGAGGATATTTAGAATACAAACACACTCAGCCTGTGGGTCCACAATCACAAAACAGCCAATGGAAGACTGAAAAATTCAGTCAGATAATTTCTCCGGGATCTTATTAAGGGACAGTTTCCATTCACCTGACGGAATCTGGGTAGAACTGAATACTATTTTGGTCTCGGGGAAACCCAGCCACAGAATTTCCAACAGCTAGAGCCCATGTTTGTTTACATCTTCAGAAACATCTGAATATTTACAAATgtttaaactattttttcttttctgggatgTTTTGAGTTACCCAGAAAACACTACCAATTCCATTGAGATTCACATGCATAGAATTAAAGGAAAAGCTGAGCAATGTGTACCATGTGACTTAATTAGAATCTAGTTTTAAGTTAGTCAATAAAGAAGTCAAAAGAAGGAATATTTCATTCTCATACTTGTCTTTGAAGAAGAGTGTTTCTCCACGGAGTGTGGTGACAGCGTCAAACGTCAGTCTGGGGTCGCAGGCTGTGGGGGTGGTTGGTCCAGTAGGTTGGACAGGGTTGCTTGAGGgtcctgaaatttaaaaaagacttaCTATAAACATAAGCCCAGGGTGTATATTCGATACATCTCAGGTCATTGAAGGGTCTTCGTATGAAAAGAAATGCTACCTGACTATCCTACAAGCTGTTAAAAAGTAATCACATATTAGGCTctctttaaagtcttttttttcttttataattaaaaaattacacagggcttccctgatggctcagttggtaaagaatccacctgccaagtcaggagacatgggtctgattcctggtctgggagggTCTctcatgccacggagcagctaagcccgtctGCCACACTGAAGTGCCTGGGAACTGCCACAAGTGAGCCCACGGACCGTGACCACGGCAGCCTGAGCACCCTGGAGATTGTGCCCCGcggcaggagaagccactgcagtgagaagtccgtGTACCCCAGCGAAGAGTGACCGCctctcgccgcaactagagaaaactcgAGACCCAGCACGCCTGAAGGAttggataaaaaataaagaaaagagtagTGGTGACTTTAGGGACAGTTCCAGGTTGTGAAGCAAAGAAATGTGAgttcttcctcttcccctctgcCAGTTTAAAATCAGAATCCcatatttctttcccttcttgGCTCCTCTTTCTGCATGTTTAGTCACTCGGTATCTACTTTCTCGTTTTTCCCAAAAATCCACCTTCAGGAAGCTCTTATCTATCAGTCTTCTGCCAAACAGCATAAATCTAAGTCCAATTTTAgacatatttttcttataaatatttaaactgcAATGTATTTTCTCATTGCAGAACAAAAGTTTGCAAGCAGTTAAAATATGGGTGAGCGAGGAAAGGAGGTGTTTTCAGAGGAAAAGGAATTGGGAAGGAGAGGTAGTCATAGACTAGGTCTCCTTGTTCCTGAAAATTCTACTGTCATGAAAAAAATTCATAGTTGTGGGACCCTAGCAAGCTTGGTTTTGATACTGCTGTCTTACCAGAAAGGGAGAATGTTTTACCCAATGTGACTCCACAACACTACTATCCcatccacacttttttttttttaagagaaagagcTGCAAACCTTTCTTTGGCTTCTTGTTCCTACAGCTATGAGGGGGCAGGAGGGcaagaggaaggagagatggaACAGTCCAGACCACACTTAGACAGGGCCAAAGGCCTCTATATCCCTCCCTGAAACCTgaaaagtatgtctctgcttcaAAAAATGTTTCTGTCTCTCCATACTCCATCccacttccttctttctgtcaCAGACAACTATCCTGATATGTTCaacataaatgtataaatatatgtttggTAGCAGGTTTCTTGAAAATGCTTTGCTTTGTCTATATGCATTCTTAATTTGTGTGGATTCAACACATTGTAAAATTTGTACACTGTGTGATATGTATCATTCTGTTTCTTATCCAGGAATCACAATGTTTTAAGactcatctgtgtgtgtgttagttgcttagtcatggccaactctttgcaaccccatagactgtagcccaccaggccactctgtccatgagattctccaggcaagaaccctggagtgggttgccatttcctcctccaaaaggaactatagaaagaaacaaagtgaagttgctcagtcgtgtccgactctgtgcgaccacaggGACTGTAGTCtatcagtctcctccatccatggaactcttcaggcaagagtactggagtgggctgcatttctttctccaaaagacTCATCTGTGCCCACCTGAGTCAGAGTTTCTCAGGGCTACACATTACTGTATGGTCTGCATCCACCACATTTTCCCTGTGTGTTCTCCTCCTGATGGGTTCCCAGGTGCCCTCCAACATCTATCATCACAGCAGACTGCAGTGAGCATCCCTGACGTGCCCAGGCATCACCATGTACTTAAGATGACCTTACCGTAGATGGCCTGGATGCCATTGATGTCATCTTGATGCAGTGAGTAGGTGCTGGGGTCACTGAAAGCGTAGTTGGGATACATCAGGGCCCCAGGATCAGAGGAGTGAGCCAGCCCCAAGGAATGGCCAAATTCATGGGCAGCAACGGGAAACAAGTTGTAATCTGAAATGCAAGCGTGTGCGGTGAATGGGTTGAAGTGGATTGAAGGGTGGTGGGAATAGGATCTCGAGGAATGCAGCTTCCAGGCCCAAACTACCTGacttctccctttcctcttcatTATCTGATGAAATAGAGACTAGAAGGAAACAAGGCAGGAGTCATAGGTTGAGATTAGGAGTAATGAGCGCCTCATCAGGCCTTAGACTGCCTTTCTTCTAGTTCCTATAGTTCAAGGACCTGAGGTTTAGGGAAATGATAATGAGGCCATCATAGGTCTCAAGACTCTCAGAGACCCTCTCCCGCCATGTCCCCACACCTACTCCTCGCCAGCCTCCCAGACCCACAACACCACGAGCAGAGTCGCAGTGAAGAGGCGCATAGAAAAGAAGCCGGTCAGCCCACAAGACGGGCCTCCTGTGCGGGGCTGACTCCCTTTGGCTTCCAACCACCCAGAGCCTAGCGCCGGCTCTTCCTTGATTCTGAGCTCTCCAGGAAGCATCAGGAATTTACCACCAGAAAGAGATAAACCCCTTATTGGTTCCTACTCTTATCTTTTGACTTCCATGAGTACCGTGCCTTTCATAACTAGGAACTGAAAAACTTTCAAGGCTTGCACTTCCTGTCAAATAAAGCCCAAGCTCCTTTGCCAAGTCCAAGACTACTGAATCTGGCTCCAGCAGACGTCTGAGGACTGGATTTCTGATGTGAACCCTTCCCTCCAACTGGTCTACATGTCGTCTCACAAACACGCAGTGCATTTTCTAACActgcctactttaaaaaaatcatagttgCAGAGCACTTTCTTATATGATAGTCACTGTAATAATATTTAATCTTACAACATTCTTAGGAATTATTTCTAATAATACTTCTACAAGAAaggaactgaagcccagagatttTGGAACCTTGTTATTCGTCTTGCAACTGATAAGTGGTAGAGCTGGGGTTGAACCTGGTTGTGATAGCAAGACCTGTGCCCTTACCACAGTGTTCAACACTTCCTGATGATAATTAGCCTTGAATATTCTACCCATGCTCCAAGAGTCATGCTCTTGATCATCACATCCTATCACCTTTGCATTCATGAATGCTTAAAAAAAGCATCTTTGAGTGCCTGAAATACTGGGCAAGGAACTCGGGGGGATTTTTATTATCTGCATAGACTAGACAGGGAGACACATGCAAACAACTTGAATGCACAGAATAATGAGGAGGAAAGTCAGAGAAGACAAAACAAAAGCTACTAGGATTCtcagaagaagacaaaatggGGTGTTTCCATACCGTTGACATAGTATGGAAAAAGAGAGCCTTTGAAAGGTGGGGCTTTGGGCGTGGGCAAGTGCATTTCGGGAAGAGGAAGCAGCGTGAGCCAGTGCAGGATGGTCGGAGAGCAGACGCTGTCATCTGGGAACTGTGAATTGCagtgtggctgctctgtgtgaAACGCGAAGACAAGCCATGAAAGATGATGTTGGATGATCCCCAAGAGCTTTCAGTGTCAAGTGGACATATCTGGCCTAGAAAATGTAAATACTGGGCTTTCCCAATGTAGACATGGGCTTTCCAAGAACAAAACTTCTTGCAGTGTTGGGGAGAATTAGAGGGACAAAGAATAGAAGCGAACAGTCCAGGTGGGACTCTGGATCAGGTGAGCGGTAATGACCATCTGAACTGGTGGGGAGGGCAACAAGAAGCTGAAGTCATGGGGAGAGTTTATTATCTTTGTGAACACACAGCTCCAAGCACAGGGATTTAGGTAGAATAAATACTTAGATCACTGATGTTGAGGAAATGGTGAGAGGAACAGGTCCCAAGCGAAGATAAATGTTcctttcttattattttcaaaaaagtgTTCCAAGGCCTTTCGTTACCCTGTAACCTTTTAAAGTACCATA
This genomic interval carries:
- the MMP8 gene encoding neutrophil collagenase isoform X2, whose translation is MQRFFGLNETGKPNEETLEMMRKPRCGVPDSGGFMRTPGNPKWEKTQLTYRIVNYTPSLTRTDIEAVIEEAFKVWSDVSPLTFNRTLDEEADIQISFAQKDHGDNSPFDGPNGILAHAFQPGPGIGGDVHFDAEETWTKTPENYNLFPVAAHEFGHSLGLAHSSDPGALMYPNYAFSDPSTYSLHQDDINGIQAIYGPSSNPVQPTGPTTPTACDPRLTFDAVTTLRGETLFFKDKYVWRKHPRMRMIEFNFISLYWPSLPNSIQAAYEDFDRDLIFVFKGTQYWALSGYDTQQGYPKHISNYGFPSSVQAIDAAVSYRRKTYFFVNDQFWRYDDQSQSMEPGYPQSIESFFRGIKSRVDAVFQENSFFLFFSGPEYHAFDFHARRVTRVDRSNIWLNCRYG
- the MMP8 gene encoding neutrophil collagenase isoform X1, yielding MFSLKMLPLLLFLHVQLSRAFPVSSASPEEKNRNIVQDYLEKFYQLPRYKYKSERKSKTNVIVETLKRMQRFFGLNETGKPNEETLEMMRKPRCGVPDSGGFMRTPGNPKWEKTQLTYRIVNYTPSLTRTDIEAVIEEAFKVWSDVSPLTFNRTLDEEADIQISFAQKDHGDNSPFDGPNGILAHAFQPGPGIGGDVHFDAEETWTKTPENYNLFPVAAHEFGHSLGLAHSSDPGALMYPNYAFSDPSTYSLHQDDINGIQAIYGPSSNPVQPTGPTTPTACDPRLTFDAVTTLRGETLFFKDKYVWRKHPRMRMIEFNFISLYWPSLPNSIQAAYEDFDRDLIFVFKGTQYWALSGYDTQQGYPKHISNYGFPSSVQAIDAAVSYRRKTYFFVNDQFWRYDDQSQSMEPGYPQSIESFFRGIKSRVDAVFQENSFFLFFSGPEYHAFDFHARRVTRVDRSNIWLNCRYG